Part of the Pseudarthrobacter sp. NBSH8 genome is shown below.
AGTTGGTGCTACCTAGTTGGGAGGGTGGCTAGGTGGTGAGGGCTCTTGCGGTGGTGCGGGGGCGGTTCGGGGTGGTGGTGCTGTAGTCCGCTGTCCTGAAGTGCGACGGCGCGAACGGGCTGACGCGGACAACATCGCCGATCACAATCACGGCAGGATTTGCGACGCCGGTGGCTTCCGCCTGGTCGGCGATGGAACCGAGCGTGCCGATCGTTACGCGCTGATTCGGCAGATAGCCGTTCTCAACGATGCCAACTGGAGTGTCCTGAGGCAAACCGGCGCCGGCCAGGGCAGCGGCGGAGTGGCGAAGTGCGGCCACGCCCATCAGCAGGACGATGGTGTGGTCTGCCCGCGCGGGGACCTCGGACAGCTCCTCATGGCCGGTGACAACACTGAAGCCCTTGGCCAGGCCGCGGTGCGTGACGGGGATGCCGGCAGCGGCCGGGACAGAGATCGCGGACGTGACACCGGAAACCACTTCCACCTCGACGCCGTGCTGCCGGCAGTATTCGGCTTCCTCGCCGCCGCGGCCCAGGACGTAAGGGTCGCCGCCCTTGAGCCGGACCACGCGGTGCCCTTTCAGGGCTTCGTCCACAAGGATCCGGTTGATCTCGGCCTGCGGCACGGGATGGTGGCCGGGGGTCTTGCCCACCTCAATGACGCGGACATCGGGGGCCAGTTCGTTGAGCAGTTCGCGCGGGCCGAGGCGGTCTGCCACTACGACGTCGGCCTGGCCGAGGAGCCGGCGGCCGCGGACGGTGATGAGGCCGGTATCGCCGGGCCCGCCACCCACAAGGGCCACGGAGCCCGCAGAGGCACGACGGCGGCGCAGCGGGAGGTCGCCTGTTTCCAGGGCTGTGGCGACGGCGTCCCGCAGGGCCATGGCGCGGCGCGGGTCTCCCCCGGCATTCACGGCGATCTGGACGTCTTCCACCACGGCGACGGCGGGCGTCCACGCGGCTGAGGCTTCGTGGTCGGAGGCGTTCACGCACCAGATGCGCTGCGCCTCGGCGTCGGCCGACACCTGGGTGTCCACGGCGGGATCGCCGGTGGCCGTCTGGACGAACCAGACGCCGTCGACGTCGGACGGCAGGTAAGTGCGCGGCTCCCAGGCAAGGAGGCCGGCGTCGGACAGTTCGCGGAGCGCGGCGGAGACTACGGGAGCCACGACGGTGACCTGTGCACCGGCGTCGAGCAGCCCTTTGGCCCGGCGGGATGCCACGGGGCCGCCACCCACCACCAACACAGGGCGGCCGAGCAGCCGCAGTGCTGTGGGGTATATATCCTGAATTGCCATGAATCAACGGTAGGGCCGCGCAGTTTCACCACCAACGGCAGCGGAAACACCAGTTCACGTAAGGTAACCGGGCGTAACGCAACGCGGGGTCAGTTACGGCCCAAACCGGGGTGGATCATGGGCCGTAAGAGACCCCGCCCTGGGCGGGGGCCCCTGATGCAAAGCCTGCTGGAGCAGGGCGCGGGCGCTCCATCGCTGGGAGGCAACAGCCTCGTCGCGGCTCAGGCCGGCAATGTCCGTCAGCCAGATCAGCGCCTCAATCCCGGTGGCGCTGCGGATGGCCAGGACGAGCCGGTGGATGTCCTGCTCCGTCATCTGCCCCTGGAGCGGCGACAGTGCTTCGGCAATCCACACGATCGCCCGGCCCTGCCTCAGGGGCAGGCTTCGACGCTCGGCGGCGGTCTGCTCCAGCGAGAGCCTCAGCATGGTTCGTTGCTGCGCTTCGGTTTCGACGATCATCCGGGTGAACTCCACAACGACGGCGTCCAGCCGTTCCGCGACGTCGGCCGGCGGATTTTCGGGCAGCAAAGACGTGGCGGCGGTTTCCGGATGGGCTGCAGCCAGCAGCTCCCGCTGCCCAGGGAAGTACCGGTAGGCGGTGCTGCGGGCCACCCCGGCCAACATCGCGGCCTCGTCCACCGTGGGCGCGGCGCCATCCGCAACAAGCTGGCGCGCCGCAGCGACCAGCGCCTCAAGGGTGCGGCGCTTCTGGCCGGTGCGGCCGACGTCTACGTAGGGTCTTGACATGATCTTTATGGTACTCCAGTCTTGTTATGGGACAACAGTCCCATAAGTCTTCCGACCACTATAGAGGCGACCACCATGAAGACGAAGAACTCAGCATCCGCAGTTGTCCTGCAGCCCGGCGAAGGGGCCAGTCGCTGGTTCTTCGGCGGCGGGGTGCAGACCTGGAAGGCCACGGAGGAAGACACTGCCGGGGCGTTCCTGCTCTTCGAGGATGAGATGGCCCTCAACAAGGTCACTCCCCTGCACACACACCCGGACTCCGACGAAACGCTTTACATCCTGGCCGGCGAGATCCTGATCAACATGGACGGCACGGAGCACCGGGTCGCGGCGGGTGGCGTGGTCATCGCGCCGAGGGGAGTCCCGCACGCGTTCAAAGTCCTCCAGGAGGGGACCCGCATGCTGTGCCTGCACACCCCAGGCGGCGCCCAGGCGTTCTATTTTGGCGCGAGTGAACCGCTGGTTGATGGCGAAAGAACAGGCGTTGTGGATTTCGACCGCATCCGTGAATCAGGGCGGTTGAACGGCGGCATCGAAATCCTGGGACCGCCGCCGTTCCCCCAGGCTTAGCCTCGGGACCCCTTAGTCCTCAAGGCCGGCCACGAACCGGCCGCGGTTGATGATGAGCCGCTGCAGGTAGCGGCGCAGGACCAGTTCCTCGACCAGGCGGCCCAGGACCCCAACCGGTGCTGTGAACTCCACCCGGTCCGTCATGATGCTGCCGGTGGCCGTGGCCTCGAACTCGTGGACGTGCCGGAACCCTTTGAATGGGCCCTTGACCTGTTCGTCCGTGAAACTGTTGGGGAAGTCCAGTGCGGTAATGCGGCTGGTCATCCTCAGCGGGACGCCCAAATGCCGGGCCGCCCACGTCACTTCCTGGCCTTCACCAATCAGGCCCGAGGTGACCCCGCCAACAGCCCGTTCCCCAGCACCTTTCTGGGAATCCAGGTGCGCCTCAATGCTGCGTGCGAGATCGAACAGGCGCTCCCGCGGGAGGGCGGACGCGGTGCGGCATACGAAGCTGACAGTCATGGCGCCAGTCTGCCAGACCTTCCCGCGGACTTTCGGCTACGTGTGGCGACCGGAATGCGTAACTTTTGAGCGGCCGACGGTCAGGGTTCCGCGGAATCCCGGGCCCCGTGCGTTGCGGGGCGGCCAATAGTTACGCAATGTGGTTGGCTGGGCTAGCGCGTACTGCCCGCGAGCAGGCCGCGGCTGCGGAGGAGACGCTTCTCGATCGGCGCGAACACCAACAGTTCGATCAGGATGCCGACGGCCAGGATCAGGAGGATCGCTGACATCACGATGGTCATGTCCGACAGGTCGCGGCCTTGATTCAGCATGGAGCCGAGGCCGAAACCGATTGTGCCGCCAACGGCGATGATTTCCGCCGCCATCAGCGACCGCCACGAGAACGCCCAGCCCTGTTTGAGCCCGCTGAGGTAGCCGGGCAGCGCTGCAGGCAGGATGATCTGCACGGCCATCTGGAAGCGGTTGGCGCCCAGAACCGTGCCGACGCGGCGGTACTGCGGTGGAATTTGGTCCACGCCGGAGATCAGCCCGTTGATGATGGACGGGATAGCACCCATAAAGACGACGAAGTAGACGGTGGCGTCCGTGAGGCCGAACCAGATGATGGCAGCGGGTACCCAGGCCACAGACGGCAGTACCTGGAGGCCCGAAATCAGCGGCCCGAAGGCCCGGCGCAACGGCGCGACCTGGGCTAACAGCAACCCCACAGGGGTGGCGATGGCAACGCTGATCAGGAACCCCACCAGCCCGCGCTGCAGCGAAGTCCACACCGCTTCCTGCAGCTTGGCCTCGCCCCAGAGGGTACCGAACTGGCCGAGGACGTCCAGCGGACCGGGAACCAGGTCGCGGCGCTTGAGGCCAAGGGAAACGTAGAACTGCCAGATCAGTACAAGGGCCACAAGGGCCGCGACGGGCAGGAGCACACGGCCCCAGTCGATCCGGTGCTTGCGCGCGGTGTCGGACTGCAGCGAATCCAGCCCGGCCTCGAGCTCGCGCAGGTCCTCGTTCCCGGTGGAAGATCGCGTCAGGGCGGCGTGGACTTTGCGGGTTTCATGCGTAGCCTCAGCCTCAGCCGCGACCAGCGGGGCGCTCTCGGCGAGGGGCGTGGGGTTATTTGGCATGGCGGCGAATCTCCTCCCGCAACCGGGCGGTGATGACCCCGGTCAGCTGTCCGGCCAAGCTGGCGTCGGTTCGGTGTTCCTCGGTGACGGCCCACTCCTGGACCACGCGGCCGGGGCGGGACGACAGCAGCAGCACGCGCTGGCCCAGCCGCACGGCCTCGCGGACATTGTGGGTGACAAAAACGATGGTGCGCCCGGTTTCCTTCCAGATGCGTTCCAGTTCGTCGTGAAGGAGGTCGCGGGTGATCGCGTCCAGGGCGGCAAACGGCTCATCCATGAGCAGCAGCTGCCGGTCCTGTGACAGCGCCCGGGCCAGAGCCACGCGCTGGCGCATACCGCCGGAAAGCTCGTGCGGACGCTTGTCCCCGGCCCCGCCGAGGTGCACCAGCTCGAGCAGTTCGTCGGCCTTGATCCGGCGTTCAGCTTTCCCCACACGTCGCAGCTTCAGGGCCAGTTCGATGTTCTCCCGGGCGGTCAGCCAGGGGTAGAGGGCGGCGTCCTGGAACATAAAAGCTGCGCCGTCGCTGGGCACTTCAAGGGCGCCCGACGTCGGGACGTCGAGTCCTGCCATGATGTTCAGCAGCGTGGACTTGCCGCAGCCGGACGCACCGAGGAGGGCTACAAATTCGCCCGCGCCGATGGTGGCGTTGACGTCGTCGAGCACCGGGGCGCCGTCGCCGAAGCGCTTGCCCAGGTTTTCCAGTACGACTGGCATGGTCCCGTCCTTAGGTAGGTGGTGCGGTAGGTGGCGGTCAGTCCCGGCCGAGGCCGGCGGCGGAGACACGTTCTGCGGTCCCCATGACGTCGTTCAGGGCCCGGAGGTCGAATAGTCCCGTGATGTCCGCCTGCTTGGTGGTGCCGGCCTGCACCCCGTTTTCCAGGAGCTTGGGGTAGGTTCCCGCGAGCGGATCCACCGTGAACACCACGTTCTTCAGGGCCCGGTCAAGGACATCGGCGGGAAGCGCCGCGCCTGCCGATTCCTGCAGGGCCTCGTTGATGACGGCTGTTTTCTGTGCGTCGGGCGTGTCATTCAGCCAAGCCACCGACTCGACGTGGCCCTTCAGCAGTGCCTTCACGGTCTCCGGATGCGCGGCGGCGAACTTCTTGTTGACGATCAGGACGGTGGTGGGAAACTCGCCGGCCTTGCCGGAAAGCGAGCCGTCCCAGAGGTCTTTTTCGTCCACCAGGACCTTGGCTCCGGCCTGGAGCACCAAACGGGAGGCCCAGGGCTCGGGCAGCCACGCGCCGTCGAGCTTTCCGTCCTGGAACAGTTTCAGCGTCTGGGCGTTTTCGGTGGGGTTGATGGCCACGTCACCGCTGCCGCCCACATTGGTCTTGTAACCCTGCGAGCCGAGCCACGCGCGGAGCGCCACATCCTGCGTCCCGCCCAGCTGCGGCGACGCCAGAGTCTTGCCCAACAGGTCCGCCGCCGACGTGATCCCGGGACGCACCACCAGCTGCGCGCCGCCGGCGGCCGCACCGGCGATGACGCTCACGGACTCCCCCTCGCTCTTGACGAACGAGTTGATGGCCGGGTTCGGGCCGATGTATGCCGCATCGATGGCGCCGGCGTTCAGCGCTTCGATCGCGGCGGGTCCGGCGTTGAAAGTTTCGGTGCTGAGCGTGGTGTCGCCCAGGTTCCGGGCGAAGATCCCCTGCTTCAGGCCTACCAGGGCGGGGGCATGGGTCAGGTTTCCAAAGTAGCCCAGCTTCAGTTCCGCGGCCGGACTGGGCGACGGGATGGCTGCCTCAGCCGCCGTATTGCGGGAAATGGTGGACGCCACCACGGCACCGGCAGCGATCAGGAGGACG
Proteins encoded:
- a CDS encoding ABC transporter permease — translated: MPNNPTPLAESAPLVAAEAEATHETRKVHAALTRSSTGNEDLRELEAGLDSLQSDTARKHRIDWGRVLLPVAALVALVLIWQFYVSLGLKRRDLVPGPLDVLGQFGTLWGEAKLQEAVWTSLQRGLVGFLISVAIATPVGLLLAQVAPLRRAFGPLISGLQVLPSVAWVPAAIIWFGLTDATVYFVVFMGAIPSIINGLISGVDQIPPQYRRVGTVLGANRFQMAVQIILPAALPGYLSGLKQGWAFSWRSLMAAEIIAVGGTIGFGLGSMLNQGRDLSDMTIVMSAILLILAVGILIELLVFAPIEKRLLRSRGLLAGSTR
- a CDS encoding SRPBCC family protein — translated: MTVSFVCRTASALPRERLFDLARSIEAHLDSQKGAGERAVGGVTSGLIGEGQEVTWAARHLGVPLRMTSRITALDFPNSFTDEQVKGPFKGFRHVHEFEATATGSIMTDRVEFTAPVGVLGRLVEELVLRRYLQRLIINRGRFVAGLED
- the cobA gene encoding uroporphyrinogen-III C-methyltransferase, whose product is MAIQDIYPTALRLLGRPVLVVGGGPVASRRAKGLLDAGAQVTVVAPVVSAALRELSDAGLLAWEPRTYLPSDVDGVWFVQTATGDPAVDTQVSADAEAQRIWCVNASDHEASAAWTPAVAVVEDVQIAVNAGGDPRRAMALRDAVATALETGDLPLRRRRASAGSVALVGGGPGDTGLITVRGRRLLGQADVVVADRLGPRELLNELAPDVRVIEVGKTPGHHPVPQAEINRILVDEALKGHRVVRLKGGDPYVLGRGGEEAEYCRQHGVEVEVVSGVTSAISVPAAAGIPVTHRGLAKGFSVVTGHEELSEVPARADHTIVLLMGVAALRHSAAALAGAGLPQDTPVGIVENGYLPNQRVTIGTLGSIADQAEATGVANPAVIVIGDVVRVSPFAPSHFRTADYSTTTPNRPRTTARALTT
- a CDS encoding ABC transporter ATP-binding protein produces the protein MPVVLENLGKRFGDGAPVLDDVNATIGAGEFVALLGASGCGKSTLLNIMAGLDVPTSGALEVPSDGAAFMFQDAALYPWLTARENIELALKLRRVGKAERRIKADELLELVHLGGAGDKRPHELSGGMRQRVALARALSQDRQLLLMDEPFAALDAITRDLLHDELERIWKETGRTIVFVTHNVREAVRLGQRVLLLSSRPGRVVQEWAVTEEHRTDASLAGQLTGVITARLREEIRRHAK
- a CDS encoding cupin domain-containing protein is translated as MKTKNSASAVVLQPGEGASRWFFGGGVQTWKATEEDTAGAFLLFEDEMALNKVTPLHTHPDSDETLYILAGEILINMDGTEHRVAAGGVVIAPRGVPHAFKVLQEGTRMLCLHTPGGAQAFYFGASEPLVDGERTGVVDFDRIRESGRLNGGIEILGPPPFPQA
- a CDS encoding ABC transporter substrate-binding protein, producing the protein MTRIVAGENAVPQRKRALEAALAIGLVLLIAAGAVVASTISRNTAAEAAIPSPSPAAELKLGYFGNLTHAPALVGLKQGIFARNLGDTTLSTETFNAGPAAIEALNAGAIDAAYIGPNPAINSFVKSEGESVSVIAGAAAGGAQLVVRPGITSAADLLGKTLASPQLGGTQDVALRAWLGSQGYKTNVGGSGDVAINPTENAQTLKLFQDGKLDGAWLPEPWASRLVLQAGAKVLVDEKDLWDGSLSGKAGEFPTTVLIVNKKFAAAHPETVKALLKGHVESVAWLNDTPDAQKTAVINEALQESAGAALPADVLDRALKNVVFTVDPLAGTYPKLLENGVQAGTTKQADITGLFDLRALNDVMGTAERVSAAGLGRD
- a CDS encoding TetR/AcrR family transcriptional regulator is translated as MSRPYVDVGRTGQKRRTLEALVAAARQLVADGAAPTVDEAAMLAGVARSTAYRYFPGQRELLAAAHPETAATSLLPENPPADVAERLDAVVVEFTRMIVETEAQQRTMLRLSLEQTAAERRSLPLRQGRAIVWIAEALSPLQGQMTEQDIHRLVLAIRSATGIEALIWLTDIAGLSRDEAVASQRWSARALLQQALHQGPPPRAGSLTAHDPPRFGP